Proteins from one Mesotoga infera genomic window:
- a CDS encoding metallophosphoesterase, whose product MKHWKLCLLLFVLLIYAFVLEPNILMVERLKLSDTPSLKIAFFADIHIWIQKPLHSLFLNELRQEKVDLILFGGDVLSPYTDMKYFAEFFTELASIAPIYAVYGNWEESETAVVDRIFKQAGVQVLHTRSTVVEIHGKKIGITGAPSHHYFSWTRFLPEEEFDLKILMVHAPNMLEGSADILKKYDLVLAGHTHGGQFYFPWITEWVLKSTRGFSGRYFRGMYKLDETKIYVTRGLGGWFPGRFASLPELVIIEL is encoded by the coding sequence TTGAAGCACTGGAAGCTCTGTTTATTATTATTTGTGCTCTTGATTTATGCTTTTGTTCTGGAGCCAAATATTCTGATGGTCGAAAGGTTGAAACTCAGCGATACGCCCTCGTTGAAAATAGCCTTCTTTGCCGATATTCATATTTGGATACAGAAGCCCCTCCACTCGCTTTTCCTTAACGAGCTCAGGCAGGAAAAGGTCGATCTCATACTCTTCGGGGGAGATGTGCTCTCGCCTTACACAGACATGAAATATTTCGCCGAGTTTTTTACGGAGCTTGCTTCTATCGCTCCCATCTACGCTGTCTATGGCAATTGGGAAGAATCAGAGACGGCAGTCGTTGACCGTATTTTCAAACAGGCCGGTGTGCAGGTTCTTCACACACGTTCGACCGTGGTCGAAATTCACGGCAAAAAGATAGGAATAACCGGTGCCCCATCTCACCATTATTTCTCGTGGACACGTTTTTTGCCTGAAGAGGAATTCGATCTCAAGATATTAATGGTTCACGCACCCAACATGTTGGAAGGTTCGGCCGATATTCTAAAGAAGTACGACCTTGTCCTGGCAGGCCACACGCATGGAGGTCAGTTCTATTTTCCATGGATAACCGAATGGGTTTTGAAAAGCACCAGAGGTTTCAGCGGCAGGTATTTCAGGGGTATGTACAAACTGGACGAAACAAAAATATACGTAACCAGAGGACTTGGTGGCTGGTTCCCGGGAAGATTCGCCAGTCTTCCCGAATTGGTCATAATCGAGCTATGA
- a CDS encoding type II secretion system protein, producing MKSVQIHSKKKGFSMIELLIVLSIIAALIALIVPIAMNASQKARATEIAKNMKTLADSIERIALTDGVDNNEKIKGIDSLSDVARDVNGSTYHIIYYVTDQVKTFDAYIVHKGNNLFDKVREVLSDASSTTWSDLKSRWSTYTPVYLEDSSLEESDSIIYYKINFYIYQ from the coding sequence TTGAAAAGCGTACAGATTCATTCAAAGAAAAAAGGGTTCTCGATGATTGAGCTACTTATCGTGCTATCTATAATTGCGGCACTGATCGCCTTGATCGTACCGATAGCCATGAATGCCTCTCAGAAAGCAAGAGCAACCGAGATCGCAAAAAACATGAAAACCCTGGCGGATTCTATCGAAAGGATCGCTCTGACTGATGGTGTTGACAACAACGAAAAGATAAAGGGCATCGACTCTCTTTCCGATGTTGCCAGAGACGTCAATGGATCTACCTATCACATAATCTACTACGTAACCGACCAGGTAAAAACATTCGATGCCTACATCGTGCATAAGGGTAATAATCTTTTTGATAAGGTCAGAGAGGTATTGAGTGATGCTTCATCTACGACATGGTCCGATCTGAAAAGTCGGTGGAGCACCTACACGCCCGTCTATCTTGAAGATAGCTCTCTGGAGGAAAGCGACAGTATTATTTATTACAAGATCAATTTCTACATCTACCAGTAA
- a CDS encoding DUF47 domain-containing protein, with protein sequence MFFGKKEMAIIQLFEEHLEYIGRTLENLEKVFLAILHNDETSIEIYAEEVHKMESAADSKRREMENAMYQGAFLPNFRGDFLGLAEAFDKVANEAENVVDQIVLQNLVISDDLKEDLLKQVQLSVETYRVCREAAVNLFQELDVAEEKIKETEKLENIEDSHERALVKKIFEKDISLAEKRQLRELVISIGNIANLSEDCSDMMEIIVLKRRV encoded by the coding sequence ATGTTTTTCGGTAAGAAGGAAATGGCCATAATACAGCTGTTCGAAGAGCATCTGGAATACATAGGAAGAACTCTCGAAAACCTCGAAAAAGTCTTTCTTGCTATCTTACACAACGACGAAACATCGATAGAGATCTATGCCGAGGAAGTTCACAAGATGGAATCGGCTGCGGACAGTAAAAGGCGCGAAATGGAAAATGCGATGTACCAGGGTGCTTTTCTACCGAACTTCAGAGGGGATTTTCTGGGGCTAGCGGAGGCTTTCGACAAAGTTGCCAACGAAGCCGAGAACGTTGTCGATCAGATCGTTTTGCAGAATCTCGTGATCTCTGACGATCTCAAAGAAGACCTGTTGAAACAGGTACAGCTTTCGGTGGAAACTTATAGAGTCTGCCGCGAAGCCGCTGTCAACCTTTTCCAGGAATTGGACGTCGCCGAGGAGAAAATTAAAGAAACTGAAAAACTTGAGAACATCGAAGACAGTCATGAGAGAGCACTCGTGAAAAAGATCTTCGAAAAAGACATCTCTCTGGCAGAAAAGCGACAGCTCAGAGAACTTGTTATTTCTATAGGCAACATCGCAAACCTCTCCGAGGACTGTTCTGACATGATGGAGATAATTGTTCTGAAGCGAAGAGTATAG
- a CDS encoding S41 family peptidase — MRRKFLFFIVLLIISLTVAGNVNLRDLTANEWREDIAFLERTLVKQHPDAFNKVSQEEFTRAFQKLQTDIENLQWYEIYTSLTALVAMIGDGHTVIYPYTVLRGFPVYPYSFKDGIYIIATDENNRELLNTRLVGVNGLDMKELLDVLRPVVSHDNEWGFISALPNYFTRVEIMKALNLTGEGDGLKLKLDKDGEIFERIVLPAEGDFQWVQERAQKTYIGQTNDNYWYELYPDSKLLHFHYDSCKSQEGKPFIFFICEMFSYMRRQDAERLLLDLRYNGGGNSLILEFFILRMMLDCKYNREGRLFVAIGRETFSSAILNAISMKKRTRAIFLGEPTGGSPRHYGAPRSFTLPNSGITVHCSTTFWRTTSDTSEAMMPDILIERSFEDYYYMRDPVVEYIESLPIPE; from the coding sequence ATGCGCAGAAAATTTCTGTTTTTTATTGTGTTGCTTATTATCTCGCTGACCGTCGCCGGGAATGTTAATTTGAGAGACCTAACAGCGAATGAGTGGAGAGAGGATATAGCTTTTCTAGAAAGAACTTTGGTCAAGCAACATCCCGATGCTTTTAACAAAGTCAGTCAGGAGGAATTTACCCGGGCCTTTCAGAAACTTCAGACCGACATTGAGAATCTACAGTGGTACGAGATATATACTTCTCTTACGGCACTGGTTGCTATGATTGGGGACGGTCATACTGTAATATATCCATACACCGTGCTGAGAGGCTTTCCAGTATATCCCTATTCCTTCAAGGACGGGATATACATAATCGCTACCGACGAGAATAACCGCGAATTATTGAACACACGGCTCGTTGGTGTAAATGGACTAGATATGAAAGAGCTTCTAGACGTGCTCAGGCCTGTTGTTTCACACGATAACGAATGGGGTTTCATATCGGCATTACCAAATTACTTTACCAGAGTCGAGATAATGAAAGCTCTAAACTTGACGGGAGAGGGAGATGGCCTGAAGTTGAAATTGGATAAGGACGGAGAAATTTTCGAAAGAATCGTCCTACCAGCCGAAGGGGATTTTCAATGGGTTCAGGAGCGCGCACAGAAAACATATATAGGCCAAACAAACGACAACTATTGGTACGAACTCTATCCCGATTCTAAACTGCTCCACTTTCACTACGACAGCTGCAAAAGCCAGGAGGGAAAGCCTTTCATATTCTTCATCTGCGAAATGTTTTCGTATATGAGAAGACAGGATGCCGAAAGGCTTTTACTTGATCTCCGATACAATGGGGGCGGTAATTCGCTGATTCTGGAGTTTTTCATATTAAGGATGATGCTAGATTGCAAATACAACAGAGAAGGCAGGCTCTTCGTTGCGATCGGCAGGGAGACGTTTTCCTCGGCAATCCTGAATGCAATATCTATGAAAAAGCGTACCAGAGCGATTTTCCTGGGAGAACCTACGGGCGGCAGTCCGCGTCACTATGGAGCTCCCAGAAGTTTTACTCTCCCAAACAGTGGAATCACAGTTCACTGTTCGACGACTTTTTGGAGGACTACTTCCGATACTTCCGAGGCGATGATGCCTGATATCCTTATAGAGAGGAGTTTCGAAGATTATTATTACATGCGTGACCCTGTCGTTGAATATATAGAGTCACTTCCCATACCGGAATAG